The proteins below are encoded in one region of Pan paniscus chromosome 4, NHGRI_mPanPan1-v2.0_pri, whole genome shotgun sequence:
- the MACIR gene encoding macrophage immunometabolism regulator — MEVDINGESRSTLTTLPFPGAEANSPGKAEAEKPRCSSTPCSPMRRTVSGYQILHMDSNYLVGFTTGEELLKLAQKCTGGEESKAEAMPSLRSKQLDAGLARSSRLYKTRSRYYQPYEIPAVNGRRRRRMPSSGDKCTKSLPYEPYKALHGPLPLCLLKGKRAHSKSLDYLNLDKMIKEPADTEVLQYQLQHLTLRGDRVFARNNT; from the coding sequence ATGGAAGTCGATATTAATGGAGAGTCTAGAAGTACCCTGACCACCCTGCCCTTCCCTGGGGCTGAGGCCAACTCCCCGGGAAAGGCGGAGGCAGAGAAGCCCCGCTGCTCCAGCACACCCTGCTCCCCGATGCGGAGGACCGTGTCAGGCTACCAGATCCTACACATGGACTCTAACTATTTGGTTGGCTTCACGACTGGCGAGGAACTCCTGAAGTTAGCTCAGAAGTGCACAGGAGGTGAAGAGAGCAAGGCAGAAGCCATGCCATCCTTACGCTCCAAACAGCTAGATGCAGGACTTGCCCGTTCCTCTCGTTTGTATAAAACCAGAAGTAGGTACTACCAGCCATACGAGATTCCAGCTGTCAATGGCAGGAGGCGAAGGCGGATGCCAAGCTCAGGAGACAAGTGCACTAAATCTTTACCTTATGAACCTTATAAGGCCCTCCATGGGCCTCTGCCTCTTTGTCTTCTTAAAGGTAAGAGGGCTCACTCCAAATCTCTGGACTACCTCAATCTAGATAAAATGATCAAGGAGCCAGCTGACACAGAAGTGCTACAGTACCAGCTTCAACACCTAACCCTCCGAGGGGACCGTGTGTTTGCTAGGAATAATACATGA